Proteins from a single region of bacterium:
- a CDS encoding helix-turn-helix domain-containing protein, whose translation MTLGQKIRAARLEQRLTQEQLAGRDFTKSYISEIERDNRTPRLTTLKILARRLGRPLSYFLDGATEDREAEALLMVGLAHFHAGALAEAEAWFNHAVDAAADGDELLQARIELALANVEQRLGHDLRAWRRVERVLRVLTHGGERQALIRAHACLGRSKLAAGDPASAAWTFEAALQLLPDAEADPSEAAALHCQLGIAREQAGQTAEAAQAFQKALEIAEAFADSQRAGAWHVTQAAGAATDGRFEAAIAEAGQAIAVYDAFDHQQRLAESHWRLGDLEARAERWTEAQRHYSMSIAAYGAAGHVRGAAQTLGRFVEALRGQVPPEAARAIGETALALLPTDGGAPGVADDDRASRLWLRGTIQRILGRLDEARVSLTESLRLFESLRRLETAKAVRRALAFLAVESNDLVAAREYLSVLWESPERYRAPAAP comes from the coding sequence CCACGCTCAAGATTCTCGCGCGCCGGCTCGGCCGTCCCCTGTCGTACTTTCTCGACGGTGCCACCGAGGATCGGGAGGCCGAAGCGCTCCTGATGGTGGGCCTCGCGCATTTCCACGCGGGGGCACTCGCCGAGGCCGAGGCGTGGTTCAACCATGCGGTCGATGCGGCGGCGGACGGCGATGAGCTGCTCCAGGCGCGCATCGAGCTGGCCCTCGCGAACGTTGAGCAGCGGCTCGGACATGACCTGCGGGCGTGGCGCCGGGTTGAACGGGTGCTGCGCGTACTCACACACGGCGGCGAGCGGCAGGCGCTCATCCGCGCCCACGCCTGCCTCGGCCGGAGCAAGCTCGCCGCGGGCGATCCGGCGTCGGCGGCCTGGACCTTCGAAGCGGCGCTGCAGCTGCTCCCGGACGCGGAGGCCGATCCGTCGGAGGCCGCCGCGCTGCACTGTCAGCTGGGGATCGCCCGGGAACAGGCGGGCCAGACCGCCGAGGCCGCACAGGCGTTCCAAAAGGCGCTGGAGATTGCCGAGGCCTTCGCCGATTCCCAGCGGGCCGGGGCCTGGCACGTCACTCAGGCCGCCGGGGCGGCGACCGACGGCCGCTTCGAAGCGGCAATCGCGGAAGCCGGCCAGGCCATCGCCGTGTATGACGCGTTCGATCACCAACAGCGGCTCGCGGAGAGTCATTGGCGCTTGGGCGATCTCGAGGCACGCGCCGAGCGGTGGACGGAGGCCCAGCGCCACTATTCGATGAGCATTGCCGCGTACGGCGCGGCCGGACACGTCCGGGGTGCGGCGCAGACGCTCGGACGCTTCGTCGAAGCGTTGCGGGGGCAGGTCCCGCCCGAGGCCGCGCGCGCGATCGGCGAGACCGCCCTCGCCCTCCTGCCCACCGACGGCGGCGCGCCGGGGGTGGCGGACGACGATCGCGCCAGCCGGCTGTGGCTGCGGGGCACCATTCAACGCATCCTCGGCCGCCTGGACGAGGCCCGGGTCTCGCTCACCGAGAGCCTGCGGCTGTTCGAAAGCCTGCGCCGCTTGGAGACGGCCAAGGCCGTGCGCCGGGCCCTCGCGTTCCTCGCGGTCGAGTCCAACGACCTCGTCGCCGCGCGCGAGTACCTCAGCGTGCTCTGGGAATCGCCGGAGCGGTACCGCGCTCCGGCCGCCCCTTAG
- a CDS encoding LysR family transcriptional regulator, whose product MELRHLRCFLAVARQRHFTRAAEALGIAQPALSQQIRKLEQEMGVRLFYRNNRRVSITTAGQALLQYAERIVEAADAARAEIQGHAGGLRGRVAVGAPQSLSELELPRVLARFNREHPRVEIALREDANERLAELVADDTLDLALLDTTNSRAFTDVSLEDVYSDDLVVAVTPHHKLAARADVTLQALAEYPFIMYRATTGIRRTVEDACAAAGFTPRVAFESRDAHTLSALAAEGLGVAVLPRRLAELEAPRVRVLPIGPRALRRTIGLGVRAGRRLSGAATAFYALLKDALREGTV is encoded by the coding sequence GTGGAGCTCCGCCATCTTCGGTGCTTTCTCGCGGTCGCACGCCAGCGGCACTTTACGCGGGCGGCCGAAGCGCTCGGGATCGCCCAGCCGGCGTTGTCCCAGCAGATACGCAAACTCGAGCAAGAAATGGGCGTCCGCCTCTTCTACCGGAACAATCGCCGGGTGTCGATCACGACGGCGGGGCAGGCCCTGCTGCAGTATGCCGAGCGGATCGTCGAAGCGGCCGACGCCGCGCGGGCCGAGATCCAGGGCCATGCCGGCGGTCTCAGGGGGCGCGTGGCCGTCGGCGCGCCGCAGTCGCTGAGCGAACTCGAGCTGCCGCGGGTACTCGCGCGATTCAATCGCGAGCACCCCCGCGTCGAGATTGCCCTGCGGGAAGATGCCAACGAGCGTCTCGCCGAGCTGGTGGCGGATGACACGCTCGACCTCGCGCTGCTCGACACGACGAACTCGCGGGCGTTCACGGACGTCTCGTTGGAAGACGTCTACAGTGACGATCTCGTGGTCGCGGTCACACCCCATCACAAACTCGCGGCGCGGGCGGACGTGACGCTCCAGGCCCTTGCCGAGTATCCGTTCATCATGTACAGGGCGACGACGGGAATCCGGCGCACCGTCGAAGACGCGTGCGCCGCCGCGGGATTCACGCCGCGCGTCGCCTTCGAGAGCCGCGACGCGCACACCCTGAGCGCGCTTGCGGCGGAGGGCCTCGGCGTCGCGGTGCTGCCGCGCCGTCTGGCGGAACTCGAGGCGCCGCGCGTGCGCGTGCTCCCGATCGGGCCTCGGGCGCTCCGCCGGACGATCGGCCTGGGCGTGCGGGCCGGCCGCCGCCTGAGCGGCGCGGCCACGGCCTTCTATGCGCTCCTAAAGGACGCCCTGCGCGAAGGAACAGTGTAG
- a CDS encoding mandelate racemase/muconate lactonizing enzyme family protein, producing MKVVAVKIYVVDIAGRRPVLVQTVTDSGITGVGDAAVAYGTGALAAAAMVKELSERFLLGADPFRIEALWSEMYDHTFWAKGGGPIIFAGISAIEQSLWDIKGKALGVPAYELLGGRIRDAVRVYANGWSFRCVTPDDFARAAERAVEDGYTALKFYPLASAEMDPEGHIRHVSHRMIDPSAEQRALDRVAAVREAVRPGTALMLDMSAELTPDAIIRIGRALAGPDILFFEEPVDPFDTPGLKRVADQVPLPIAVGERLYSRYGFRPVVEARAAQVLTPDVGNTGGLMEAKKVAAMAEAFDMLVAPHNCSSPVSTAAALQLDACIPNFLIQEVYPYRTPQHFAVVDQAPELAIRDGLMPIPERPGLGVDLVEERVRPFLWAECRGR from the coding sequence TTGAAAGTCGTTGCGGTGAAGATCTATGTGGTAGACATCGCCGGACGTCGCCCCGTGCTGGTGCAGACCGTGACGGACTCCGGCATCACCGGCGTTGGCGATGCGGCGGTGGCCTACGGAACCGGCGCCCTTGCCGCGGCCGCCATGGTCAAGGAGTTGAGCGAACGGTTCCTGCTGGGGGCGGACCCATTCCGGATCGAGGCCCTGTGGAGCGAGATGTACGACCACACCTTCTGGGCCAAGGGCGGCGGGCCCATTATCTTCGCGGGGATCAGCGCGATCGAGCAGTCCTTGTGGGACATCAAGGGGAAGGCGCTCGGGGTTCCGGCCTACGAGCTCCTGGGCGGCCGAATCCGCGACGCGGTCCGCGTGTATGCCAACGGCTGGTCGTTTCGGTGCGTCACGCCGGACGACTTTGCCCGCGCGGCGGAGCGCGCCGTCGAAGACGGCTACACTGCGCTCAAGTTCTATCCGCTTGCGTCCGCGGAAATGGACCCGGAGGGTCACATCCGGCACGTCTCGCACCGGATGATCGACCCGTCGGCGGAGCAGCGCGCCCTTGACCGGGTCGCCGCGGTGCGCGAGGCTGTCAGGCCGGGTACTGCGCTCATGCTGGACATGAGTGCGGAGTTGACGCCGGACGCGATCATCCGGATCGGCCGGGCGCTGGCGGGGCCGGACATCCTGTTCTTCGAAGAACCGGTCGATCCGTTCGATACCCCAGGGCTCAAAAGGGTCGCCGATCAGGTCCCGCTGCCGATCGCCGTGGGCGAGCGCCTCTACAGCCGCTACGGCTTCCGGCCCGTCGTCGAGGCGCGCGCCGCCCAGGTGCTCACGCCGGACGTCGGTAACACGGGTGGGTTGATGGAGGCCAAGAAGGTCGCGGCCATGGCGGAGGCCTTCGATATGCTGGTCGCGCCCCACAACTGCTCGAGCCCGGTGTCGACCGCCGCCGCGCTCCAACTCGACGCGTGCATTCCCAACTTCCTGATCCAGGAGGTCTATCCGTACCGGACGCCTCAACATTTCGCGGTCGTCGATCAGGCCCCGGAACTCGCGATCCGGGACGGGTTGATGCCGATCCCGGAGCGTCCGGGCCTCGGGGTCGACTTGGTGGAAGAACGCGTCCGCCCGTTTCTATGGGCGGAGTGCCGCGGGCGATGA
- a CDS encoding transporter substrate-binding domain-containing protein, whose product MTGQLGVPRVAGIVTLAAVLMLTPVTGGVVRPAAAACAVPAPSGLANPGALTLGVTFGGPPGAFLENGKPTGLEVELAEAMAAQMCLKVRFVNLAFAGLFPALSAHKFDVAMAGIGITAEREQIYDFVPYFLGGIRLVVHKGSGLYFQTEIGLCGHSVATLAGSVEAHDLDKYKGLCPSGSPMDIRIYPSNNEALEQLRKGTVQVAFIDWNLAAYDVQNNADTFALGSPVLTGEAPGQPRHRQGLMLRKGEAALQTALTQALANIEQNGTYLKILTKWQLQEGDIRKAQ is encoded by the coding sequence GTGACTGGCCAGCTTGGCGTTCCTCGGGTCGCCGGTATCGTCACGCTCGCCGCGGTGCTCATGTTGACTCCGGTCACCGGCGGCGTGGTCAGGCCCGCGGCGGCGGCATGCGCGGTGCCCGCACCCTCGGGCCTCGCCAACCCGGGCGCGCTCACGCTCGGGGTGACGTTTGGAGGTCCGCCGGGGGCGTTTCTCGAGAACGGCAAGCCGACCGGCCTAGAGGTGGAGCTCGCGGAGGCCATGGCGGCGCAAATGTGTCTCAAGGTCCGGTTCGTCAACCTGGCGTTCGCCGGCCTGTTCCCCGCGCTCAGCGCGCATAAGTTTGACGTCGCGATGGCCGGCATCGGCATCACGGCCGAGCGCGAGCAGATCTACGACTTCGTCCCGTACTTCCTCGGCGGGATCCGGCTGGTCGTCCACAAAGGGAGCGGGCTCTACTTCCAAACCGAGATCGGGTTGTGCGGGCACTCGGTGGCGACTCTCGCCGGCTCCGTCGAGGCCCACGATCTCGACAAGTACAAGGGGTTGTGCCCGTCGGGCTCGCCGATGGACATCCGCATCTATCCGAGCAACAACGAAGCGCTGGAGCAGCTCCGCAAGGGCACGGTCCAGGTCGCCTTCATCGACTGGAACCTCGCGGCCTACGACGTCCAGAACAACGCCGACACCTTCGCACTGGGCAGCCCGGTCCTGACCGGCGAAGCCCCGGGACAACCGCGCCACCGGCAGGGGCTCATGCTGCGGAAGGGGGAGGCGGCCCTCCAGACGGCGCTGACCCAAGCGCTCGCGAACATCGAGCAGAACGGGACCTATCTCAAGATCCTCACCAAGTGGCAGCTCCAGGAGGGCGACATCCGCAAGGCGCAGTGA
- a CDS encoding amino acid ABC transporter permease has translation MRFDFPYFWHLLFSTAFLQPAWTTFWVTLVAMSIGLTLGLLGALGATSRLAVLRSLIAGYLWLVRGTPLLVQIVFWYDAVAELTNNVINFPALVAGVIALGINEGAYMTEIVRAGLLSVDPGQMEAARSLGMTYPLTMRRIVIPQAVRVILPPTGNQFIGMLKTTSLLFTIAVPEIFAMGTNLYSVNFRYFEVLCVVSIWYLALTSILTVVQRRLERRVGLERARAGGAGVGLWSRTFGAGLAKHTR, from the coding sequence ATGAGATTCGACTTTCCCTACTTTTGGCATCTCCTTTTTTCGACGGCCTTCCTGCAGCCGGCGTGGACGACGTTCTGGGTGACGCTCGTTGCGATGTCGATCGGGCTCACCCTCGGCCTCCTGGGCGCGCTCGGAGCGACGTCCCGATTGGCCGTGCTCCGATCGCTGATCGCCGGGTATCTGTGGCTCGTCCGCGGCACGCCCTTGTTGGTGCAGATCGTCTTCTGGTACGATGCGGTCGCCGAGCTGACCAACAACGTGATCAATTTCCCGGCCCTGGTGGCGGGCGTGATCGCCCTCGGGATCAACGAAGGCGCGTACATGACGGAAATCGTGCGCGCGGGGCTCTTGTCGGTCGACCCGGGCCAGATGGAGGCGGCGCGCTCGCTCGGGATGACCTATCCACTGACGATGCGGCGGATCGTGATCCCGCAGGCCGTGCGGGTCATCCTTCCGCCGACGGGGAACCAGTTCATCGGGATGCTCAAGACGACGTCCCTCCTGTTCACGATCGCCGTCCCGGAGATCTTTGCGATGGGCACCAACCTGTACAGCGTGAACTTCCGGTACTTCGAGGTGCTGTGCGTCGTGAGCATCTGGTATCTGGCGCTGACCTCGATCCTCACCGTGGTCCAGCGCCGGCTGGAGCGCCGCGTGGGTCTCGAGCGGGCCCGCGCCGGCGGGGCCGGTGTGGGGCTCTGGTCGCGGACGTTCGGCGCCGGCCTGGCCAAGCACACGCGCTGA
- a CDS encoding amino acid ABC transporter ATP-binding protein produces the protein MALVEIRRVYKRFGRLEVLRGISMDVAAGEVVCLLGPSGGGKTTLLRCINHLETIDGGTIYVDGEMVGYRLLPDGRLREEPDRIASGRRARIGMVFQRFNLFAHLTALENVCEAPVQVRRMNRTAARERGVALLTRVGLAGWARAYPHQLSGGQQQRVAIARALAMDPKLMLFDEPTSALDPELVGEVLETMRNLAEGGMTMIVVTHEIAFAREAADRVVMLDGGVIIEEAPPAVFFTAPRHERTQAFLSKVL, from the coding sequence ATGGCGCTGGTCGAGATCCGCCGTGTGTACAAGCGCTTCGGCCGCCTGGAGGTGCTCCGGGGGATCAGCATGGACGTCGCGGCGGGCGAGGTCGTGTGCCTGCTCGGCCCGAGCGGCGGCGGCAAGACGACCCTGCTCCGCTGCATCAACCACCTGGAGACGATCGACGGTGGCACGATCTACGTGGACGGCGAGATGGTCGGCTACCGGCTCCTGCCGGACGGGCGGCTCCGCGAAGAACCGGATCGGATCGCCTCCGGCCGCCGGGCCCGGATCGGCATGGTGTTTCAGCGGTTCAACCTTTTCGCCCACCTGACCGCGCTGGAGAACGTCTGCGAGGCGCCGGTCCAGGTCCGCCGCATGAACCGGACGGCGGCCCGCGAGCGCGGCGTGGCGCTGCTGACGCGGGTGGGGCTCGCCGGCTGGGCCCGCGCGTATCCGCACCAGCTCTCGGGCGGCCAGCAGCAGCGCGTTGCCATCGCCCGCGCGCTGGCCATGGATCCAAAACTCATGCTCTTCGACGAGCCTACGTCCGCGCTGGACCCCGAATTGGTCGGCGAGGTCCTGGAGACGATGCGGAACCTGGCCGAGGGGGGCATGACGATGATCGTCGTGACGCACGAGATCGCGTTCGCCCGCGAGGCGGCCGATCGCGTGGTCATGCTGGATGGGGGCGTGATCATCGAGGAGGCGCCGCCCGCGGTGTTCTTCACCGCGCCCCGCCACGAGCGGACGCAGGCGTTTCTCTCCAAGGTCCTCTAA
- a CDS encoding gamma-glutamyl-gamma-aminobutyrate hydrolase family protein (Members of this family of hydrolases with an active site Cys residue belong to MEROPS family C26.), giving the protein MAPHTSRPRIGVSWLPAEGAAAHACVRAVRDAAGEPVPLLIEVDSWTESLPGLDGLLLTGGNAIDPRRYGEENHGLCRVVIPRRDALEQEAFDHCLRQGKPVLGVCRGMQFLNVALGGAMLQDLPITVVEHEQVGERSRFHSVDVLPGTRLATLVHVEGPLRVNSRHHQGLRAAHVAPGLRVTALAADGVVEGLEAADGRFLMGVQFHPELPGEVPEAAPIFDLLVARAQDR; this is encoded by the coding sequence ATGGCACCTCACACATCGCGTCCGCGCATCGGGGTGAGCTGGCTGCCGGCCGAGGGGGCGGCGGCGCATGCCTGCGTGCGCGCCGTGCGCGATGCCGCGGGCGAGCCGGTGCCGCTGCTCATCGAGGTGGACTCGTGGACGGAGAGTCTGCCCGGCCTCGACGGCCTGCTCTTGACGGGCGGAAACGCGATCGATCCCCGCCGCTACGGCGAGGAGAACCACGGATTGTGCCGGGTGGTGATTCCCCGCCGGGACGCGCTCGAGCAGGAAGCCTTCGACCATTGCCTGCGGCAGGGGAAGCCGGTGCTGGGCGTCTGCCGGGGGATGCAGTTTCTCAACGTGGCCCTCGGCGGCGCAATGCTGCAAGACCTCCCGATCACCGTGGTCGAGCACGAGCAGGTGGGCGAGCGCTCCCGCTTTCATTCCGTGGACGTCCTGCCCGGGACGCGGCTTGCGACGCTCGTGCACGTCGAGGGGCCGCTGCGGGTGAACAGCCGGCACCATCAAGGCCTGCGCGCGGCCCACGTCGCGCCGGGGCTGCGCGTGACAGCGCTCGCGGCCGACGGCGTCGTCGAGGGCCTGGAAGCGGCCGACGGCCGGTTTCTCATGGGCGTGCAGTTCCATCCCGAGCTCCCGGGCGAGGTGCCGGAGGCGGCCCCCATCTTCGACCTGCTGGTGGCGCGCGCGCAGGACCGGTGA
- a CDS encoding RraA family protein, protein MDPIIERLSRLVTSTLGHFVDEGFLDIDVRPVFHPVRCCGRAVTVDSRDNAINRRGIREARPGGVLVIARGGDVRHASFGGMLALAARQKGIAGIVIDGPVCDLPELLEFRLPVFARGISALTSRPASPPGTVGEPVTCGGVRVAPGDYVLADDDGVLIIPPSRVEAIVERGEAASRRERETRAALEAGKTLEDIAAQREGR, encoded by the coding sequence ATGGATCCGATCATCGAGCGGCTGTCCCGGCTGGTCACCTCGACGCTGGGGCACTTCGTCGATGAGGGCTTCCTCGACATCGACGTCCGGCCCGTCTTCCACCCCGTGAGGTGCTGCGGGCGGGCGGTGACGGTCGACTCGCGCGACAATGCGATCAACCGCCGGGGGATCCGCGAGGCGCGGCCCGGGGGCGTACTGGTGATCGCCCGCGGCGGCGACGTGCGCCATGCGTCGTTCGGGGGCATGCTGGCGCTGGCCGCGAGGCAGAAGGGCATCGCCGGCATCGTGATCGACGGGCCGGTCTGCGATCTCCCGGAGTTGCTTGAGTTCCGCCTCCCGGTGTTCGCCCGCGGCATCTCGGCGCTGACGTCCAGGCCGGCGAGCCCTCCGGGCACAGTGGGAGAGCCGGTGACCTGCGGCGGGGTTCGCGTGGCGCCCGGTGACTACGTGCTCGCCGACGACGACGGGGTGTTGATCATCCCGCCCTCCCGGGTGGAAGCGATCGTCGAGCGCGGCGAAGCCGCCTCACGCCGCGAGCGCGAGACCCGGGCCGCCCTCGAGGCGGGCAAGACGCTCGAAGACATCGCGGCCCAAAGAGAGGGGAGATGA
- a CDS encoding ABC transporter substrate-binding protein: protein MMRALLGVIVTCALLAFGAASWGAAAPDQPKRGGTFIWGLSANPPDLDPHVDSGVASGYIKEAVYEGLVRYGHGGAIVPDLAERWGLVGNTQYVFHLRPGIRFHNGDPLTAADVKFSLERILDPKTGAALRGNLKAVRQIEVMDPLTVKVVLSEPFAPLIAYLAQPYGAIVDAKFVQGGANLRATMMGTGPFKFVSWEPGQRIRVVRNEQYWDRGVPYLDAINYLPIPDDQTRLTALRAGDVMLADFVPQEQMNTIQRDPQLKLFYDVGIFMCIIFNPSRKPFDDVRVRQAIAYAVDRNAVVKTIFDGRGTPITGDVIPSAWWAHDAKADGTYTYQPEKAKALLREAGYPNGLRISILAPITFTLHTRTSQVLQAQLAKVGVQVQLDLPEWAVVLQRHIAGDYQVEVRGLAASVSDPDFLTLFYESDNSYYAKQVGFKDAQIDQWLEQARVSGNQALRKRLYAQVTERALALSPWVYLAWGDQGEAGRAYVRGYEHFAGPIGRYSGFSLRTTWIAK, encoded by the coding sequence ATGATGCGGGCTCTGCTCGGCGTGATCGTCACCTGCGCGCTGCTCGCCTTCGGCGCCGCGTCCTGGGGCGCGGCGGCCCCGGATCAACCCAAGCGCGGCGGCACCTTCATCTGGGGGTTGTCGGCGAACCCGCCGGATCTCGATCCCCACGTGGACTCGGGCGTGGCCTCCGGGTACATCAAGGAGGCGGTGTACGAAGGCCTCGTCCGGTACGGGCACGGCGGGGCGATCGTGCCGGATCTGGCCGAGCGGTGGGGCCTGGTCGGCAACACGCAGTACGTCTTCCATCTGCGGCCGGGGATACGGTTCCACAACGGCGATCCGCTCACGGCCGCGGACGTGAAGTTCTCGCTCGAGCGCATCCTCGACCCCAAGACCGGTGCCGCGCTGCGCGGGAATCTCAAGGCCGTCCGGCAGATCGAGGTCATGGACCCGCTCACCGTCAAGGTCGTCCTGAGCGAACCCTTCGCGCCGCTCATCGCCTACCTGGCCCAGCCCTACGGCGCGATCGTGGACGCGAAGTTCGTGCAAGGCGGCGCCAACCTCCGCGCCACCATGATGGGCACGGGCCCGTTCAAGTTTGTGTCCTGGGAGCCCGGGCAGCGGATCCGGGTCGTGCGGAACGAGCAGTACTGGGACCGCGGCGTCCCGTACCTCGACGCGATCAACTACCTGCCGATCCCCGACGACCAGACCCGGCTCACCGCGCTGCGCGCCGGTGACGTCATGCTGGCGGATTTCGTGCCCCAGGAGCAGATGAACACGATCCAGCGCGACCCGCAATTGAAGCTGTTCTACGACGTCGGCATCTTCATGTGCATCATCTTCAACCCGTCGCGCAAGCCGTTCGACGACGTGCGGGTGCGGCAGGCCATCGCCTACGCGGTCGACCGGAACGCGGTCGTCAAGACGATCTTCGACGGCCGCGGCACACCGATCACCGGAGACGTGATTCCGTCCGCCTGGTGGGCGCACGACGCGAAGGCCGACGGGACGTACACCTATCAGCCGGAGAAGGCGAAGGCGCTCCTGCGCGAGGCCGGGTACCCGAACGGCCTGCGGATCTCGATCCTGGCGCCGATCACGTTCACGCTCCACACGCGCACGTCCCAGGTCCTCCAGGCCCAGCTCGCCAAAGTCGGCGTGCAGGTGCAGCTCGACCTTCCGGAATGGGCCGTCGTGCTGCAGCGCCACATCGCGGGCGACTACCAAGTCGAGGTGCGGGGCCTCGCGGCGTCCGTGAGCGATCCGGACTTCCTCACGCTGTTCTATGAGTCCGACAACTCCTATTACGCGAAGCAGGTCGGGTTCAAAGACGCGCAGATCGACCAGTGGCTGGAGCAGGCCCGCGTGTCCGGAAACCAGGCGCTCCGGAAGCGGCTCTACGCCCAAGTCACCGAGCGGGCGCTCGCGCTGTCGCCGTGGGTCTACCTCGCCTGGGGCGATCAGGGCGAGGCCGGCCGCGCCTACGTCCGCGGTTACGAGCACTTCGCGGGGCCGATCGGCCGGTATTCCGGCTTCTCGCTGCGCACGACGTGGATCGCTAAGTAG
- a CDS encoding ABC transporter permease: MAAYIVRRVIAAAGMTLAIATAVFLLLRAVPGDVVLVMLGENGGSAEKIAAMRQALGLDRSLPVQYGDWLGRFARGDFGTSILSGLSIRGELAVRVPHSLELGAVALAAGIVLGIPLGILAARDAGGPVDLALSGASSLGLMFPAFVVGAVFVLVFGLVLHWFPATGYVAWSDDPLGHLRHLVLPAVTLALTFAPVIMRITRAAMLEALSQEFVRTAQAKGLAERAVLVRHVLRNSLIPVVTVLGLQAGELIGRVVVIEYIFNWPGVATLLLSGVFQRDYPLVQAVVVVIAFSFVLINLLVDLAYMVIDPRIRLA, encoded by the coding sequence GTGGCCGCCTACATCGTCCGCCGGGTGATCGCCGCCGCCGGCATGACGCTGGCGATCGCGACGGCTGTCTTCCTGCTGCTGCGCGCGGTGCCGGGCGACGTCGTGCTCGTCATGCTCGGCGAGAACGGCGGCTCGGCCGAGAAGATTGCGGCGATGCGCCAGGCGCTCGGCCTCGACCGCTCCCTGCCGGTCCAGTACGGCGACTGGCTCGGCCGGTTCGCGCGCGGCGACTTCGGCACGTCGATTCTCTCCGGGCTGTCGATCCGGGGCGAGCTCGCGGTGCGCGTGCCGCACTCGCTGGAGCTCGGGGCGGTGGCGCTGGCGGCCGGCATCGTGCTCGGGATCCCGCTCGGCATCCTGGCCGCGCGGGACGCCGGCGGCCCCGTCGATCTGGCGCTCAGCGGCGCCTCGTCGCTCGGCCTGATGTTTCCGGCGTTCGTCGTGGGGGCGGTCTTCGTCCTCGTCTTCGGCCTCGTGCTGCACTGGTTCCCGGCGACGGGCTACGTCGCGTGGTCGGACGATCCGCTCGGGCACCTGCGCCACCTGGTCCTGCCCGCGGTCACGCTCGCGCTCACGTTCGCGCCGGTCATCATGCGCATAACCCGCGCCGCCATGCTCGAGGCGCTGTCGCAGGAGTTCGTCCGGACGGCACAGGCGAAGGGCCTGGCAGAACGGGCCGTGCTGGTCCGGCACGTGCTGCGGAATTCGCTGATCCCCGTCGTGACGGTACTCGGGCTGCAGGCCGGCGAGCTGATCGGCCGGGTCGTCGTGATTGAGTACATCTTCAACTGGCCCGGCGTCGCGACGCTGCTGCTCTCAGGCGTGTTCCAGCGCGATTACCCGCTCGTGCAGGCGGTGGTCGTCGTCATCGCCTTCTCCTTCGTCCTAATCAACCTGCTGGTCGATCTCGCGTACATGGTGATCGATCCCCGGATCCGCCTGGCGTGA
- a CDS encoding ABC transporter permease yields the protein MRRLGPRLWVGGGLLAVMVAAAALAPWFAPADPLEMGPSLLAPPSRAHPLGTDSFGRDTLSRLLYSARVSLAVALSSALIASAGGTLLGLVGATYRGGVEWTVMRLVDLILAFPPILLAIAVVTFLGQGLVKLSAVIAVLYLPAFARLAYGGALGVAQREYVDAARALGASVWHQMRRHILPNIAGPLIVQCSLSAGFAILVESGLSFLGLGVLPPAPTWGRMVSESRSYMQLAPLLLVWPSAAIAVAVGTFNMLGDGLRDALDPRSGPGRR from the coding sequence GTGAGGCGCCTCGGCCCCCGCCTCTGGGTCGGCGGCGGCTTGCTCGCCGTGATGGTGGCCGCGGCCGCCCTCGCGCCCTGGTTCGCGCCCGCCGATCCGCTCGAGATGGGCCCGTCGCTGCTCGCCCCGCCCTCGCGGGCCCATCCGCTCGGCACCGACTCGTTCGGGCGGGATACGCTCTCGCGCCTCCTCTACAGCGCCAGGGTGTCGCTCGCGGTGGCGCTCTCGTCGGCGCTCATCGCGTCCGCCGGCGGGACCCTGCTCGGCCTCGTCGGCGCCACGTACCGCGGCGGGGTGGAGTGGACGGTGATGCGCCTCGTGGACCTCATCCTCGCCTTTCCGCCGATCCTGCTGGCGATCGCGGTGGTCACGTTCCTCGGGCAGGGGCTCGTGAAGCTGTCGGCCGTCATCGCGGTCCTGTACCTGCCGGCCTTCGCGCGCCTTGCGTACGGGGGCGCGCTCGGCGTCGCCCAGCGGGAGTACGTCGACGCGGCGCGCGCGCTCGGCGCGTCGGTCTGGCACCAGATGCGCCGGCACATCCTCCCCAACATCGCGGGGCCGCTCATCGTCCAGTGCTCGCTCTCCGCCGGGTTTGCGATCCTGGTCGAGTCGGGGCTGAGCTTTCTCGGGCTCGGCGTCCTGCCGCCCGCCCCCACGTGGGGGCGCATGGTCAGCGAGAGCCGCAGTTACATGCAACTGGCGCCGCTGCTGCTCGTGTGGCCGTCCGCGGCGATCGCCGTCGCCGTCGGCACCTTCAATATGCTCGGCGACGGGCTGCGCGACGCGCTCGA